The window TGACGCAGACACAATGGTTCAAATCAAATCAATAATTTGCATCGTGGCATTCGCATTCGTTTGTGCTTTTATTCTCTTCACAATTATCAAAGTGACTATTGGTCTCCGCGTATCTGAAGAAGAAGAACTCGAAGGTCTTGACCTCGGCGAACACGGTATGGAAGCTTATAGTGGTTTCCAAATCTTCACCAACCAGTAATTTCAGGAGTCTATACAATGAAATTAATCGTAGCATATATTCAGCCTCAGAAGCTCAATGCAGTTAAACAGGCTCTTTATTTAAAAGAAATTTCTCGCATGTCTATTACCAATGCACTTGGTGCTGGACAACAAGGTGGTTATACTGAAAATTACCGTGGTGTTGAGATTGAAGTAAATTTACGCAAGAAAGTAAGAATAGAAATTGCTATAAATGATTCCTTTGT is drawn from Lentisphaera araneosa HTCC2155 and contains these coding sequences:
- a CDS encoding P-II family nitrogen regulator; this translates as MKLIVAYIQPQKLNAVKQALYLKEISRMSITNALGAGQQGGYTENYRGVEIEVNLRKKVRIEIAINDSFV